One part of the Rutidosis leptorrhynchoides isolate AG116_Rl617_1_P2 chromosome 1, CSIRO_AGI_Rlap_v1, whole genome shotgun sequence genome encodes these proteins:
- the LOC139872603 gene encoding protein TILLER ANGLE CONTROL 1-like, translating into MKIFDWVHRKFNHKYEANQDVRKADLNEIIRKDKIALLETESLDNVFDGWKEGLFVIATFGFDPERSKDYEIEHDTYLCHDDISHKNLVFVGECECDQDTEMEVPLVLKAAKHGFVHDQKTDHLKYEKSTEPNDDEAKKEKKVGERITLADLLWADSENNLLKKKKLAYDQDHVKVEYNSTDKSNMKHESNDDNVSLISNKKLEKDHTARPLKIMNRMMRKMLKKKIHPDIVNQKETTRTKSVCIRGSVKNS; encoded by the exons ATGAAG ATCTTTGATTGGGTTCATCGCAAGTTTAATCACAAAT ATGAAGCTAACCAAGATGTCAGGAAGGCTGACCTTAACGAGATTATTAGGAAGGACAAGATAGCACTGCTTGAAACCGAATCATTGGATAATGTGTTCGACGGTTGGAAAGAAGGCTTATTCGTTATTGCGACATTTGGTTTTGATCCCGAACGATCCAAAGATTACGAGATAGAACATGACACGTATTTGTGTCATGATGATATCAGTCATAAAAACCTTGTATTTGTTGGCGAATGTGAATGTGATCAAGACACAGAAATGGAAGTTCCGTTGGTATTGAAAGCAGCTAAGCATGGTTTTGTTCATGATCAAAAAACTGATCATCTAAAATATGAAAAAAGTACTGAACCTAACGATGATGAGGCGAAAAAGGAAAAGAAGGTAGGCGAGAGAATCACTCTTGCTGATTTATTATGGGCTGATTCTGAAAATAACTTGTTAAAGAAGAAAAAGTTGGCCTATGATCAAGATCATGTCAAAGTAGAATACAATTCTACCGATAAATCCAACATGAAGCATGAATCGAATGATGATAACGTTTCATTAATCTCTAATAAGAAGCTCGAAAAGGACCACACAGCGCGTCCCTTAAAAATAATGAATCGA ATGATGAGAAAGATGTTGAAGAAGAAGATTCATCCTGACATTGTGAATCAAAAGGAGACTACACGTACAAAATCCGTTTGCATACGTGGATCAGTTAAGAACTCgtag